The Breoghania sp. L-A4 sequence ACCGCTTCCGCCAGTTCGTCCTGGGCACGCTCCTGCTGGCCGTGCAACTCCTCGGCCGAAGCCTTGAGGTTGTCGCGCCGCTGCATCGCCGCCTTGGCGAACGTTGGATAGGCGAAATGGCTCACGTCGTCGATGCCGACGCGCTCCTGCTCGGATGCGATCTGAGCATCGAGCTCGCCCGCCATGCGGTCGAATTCGGCGATCATCGTCTCGATCTGCGCCAACTGGCGTCGTTTGTCGTCGACCTGAAACCGTTTCAGGCGAATTAGGCTCTCACGGGACTTCATTACGCAGTACTCCCCTGACCTGAGACACGCTACTCCAGAGTCATTTCCAAAAGGTTGGCAAGCTGCAAATAACCGTCTTCGATGCTGGTGGCCTCGGCTTTTCCCTGATTCAGGAAGGCTTCCAGCGCATCGTGTTTGGCGATCGCAGCGTCGACGAGCGGATCGGACCCGCTCCGGTACGCGCCCAGCCTGATCAATTCCTCCATATCGGCGTAGGCGGACATCAGCCGCCTCGCCTGAAGAATCAACTCTCGGGCATGTTCCGGTACACAGCCAGGCATTGTACGCGAAACTGATTTCAAAACATTAATGGCCGGGAAGCGGCCGCGCTCGGCGATGGCGCGCTCCATCACGATGTGGCCGTCGAGAATGCCGCGCACCGCATCCGCCACCGGCTCGTTGTGGTTGTCGCCTTCCACCAGAACCGTAAACAACGCCGAGATCGTTCCGCTTCCGGCGGGACCGGGGCCCGCGCGCTCCAGAAGCCGCGGCAGTTCCGTGAACACCGTGGGCGTATACCCCTTCGAGGTCGGCGGCTCGCCGGCGGCCAGACCGATCTCGCGCTGCGCCATGGCGAAGCGGGTCACGGAATCCATCATGCACAAGACGCTGGAGCCTTCATCACGGAAGAACTCCGAGACCGCCAGCGTCAGATAGGCGGCCTGGCGGCGCATCAGCGCGCTTTCGTCCGACGTTGCGACGATCACCACCGCGCGCGCAAGGCCCTCATCGCCCAGATCGTCCTGAATGAACTCCTGCACCTCGCGGCCGCGCTCGCCGATCAGTCCGATCACCGTCACGTCGGCGGAGGTGTTGCGCGCCAGCATCGACAGCAGCACCGACTTTCCGACGCCCGAGCCCGCGAAAATGCCCATCCGCTGCCCCTGGCAGCAGGTGGCGAAGGTGTTGAGCGCGCGCACCCCGAGATCGATCGGCCCGCCGACGCGCATGCGCTCGCCCGGCGCCGGCGGCTTGCGCCGCAGCGCCCGCGCTTCCAGCCCGCGCGGAAGTTCGCCCTTGCCGTCGATCGGTTCACCCATGGCGTTGATGACCCGGCCGAGCCAGGCCTGCGACGGCCGCACGGAACTGTCGCGCTCGGCGAGCACCGCCCGGCAGCCCATGCGCACGCCCTCCATGCCGGAAAACGGCAGGCACAGCGCGCGTTCGTCACGGAAGCCGACCACCTCGGCGAGAACGTTGTCGAGCGCCCCGTCGCTTTCGATGGAAAGGCGCGCGCCGACGCTCATCTCGTGCACCGGACCGGCGACTTCGACGAGCAATCCCTGCACGCCCACGACCCGCCCGTAGATTTCCACCGGGTCCAGTGATTCGATTTCGTTAATTAGGGTGCGCAATTCCGCCATCCCGTTAATCATTTCGCCGATGGTAACCGATCGTTTACACATCTGGTTAATCATATTCTCGAGGCTATGGTGGAACATGAGCCTTTCGGGTCAATGCAATCGAAGGTACGAGTCAAAAAGGCAACTTACGTCGGAACGCTCATGTTATTTCTGACCAACCGGAACGCGGTTTTCATCGGGGATTTCAACTAATTCGACGAAAATCCACAGACTCGACCTTAAATTGCTTGCGGTAGTGAATCAGTTTTTGTTAACCATTGTGTCGAAAGTTCGATCCGCGGTTAACAGCAGTCATTCGCCGCGATCGCTGACCTTACTGAGGTGCGATTTGCCCAGAATAGGCAAGACGAGGAATTTGGCATGCGGGTACTGCTGATTGAGGACGATAGCGCCACGGCGCAGAGCATCGAATTGATGCTCAAGTCCGAGAATTTTAACGTTTATACGACTGACCTTGGCGAGGAAGGCATCGACCTCGGTAAGTTGTATGACTATGACATCATCCTGCTGGATCTGAACCTGCCGGACGTCTCGGGATACGAGGTGCTGCGCACCTTGCGGGTCTCGAAGGTCAAGACGCCTATCCTGATCCTCTCCGGCCTCGCCGGCATCGAGGACAAGGTGCGCGGGCTCGGTTTCGGTGCGGACGACTACATGACCAAGCCGTTCCACAAGGACGAGCTGGTCGCCCGCATCCACGCGATCGTACGCCGCTCCAAGGGCCACGCCCAGTCGGTCATCACGACCGGCGACCTGACGGTCAATCTCGACA is a genomic window containing:
- a CDS encoding response regulator transcription factor gives rise to the protein MRVLLIEDDSATAQSIELMLKSENFNVYTTDLGEEGIDLGKLYDYDIILLDLNLPDVSGYEVLRTLRVSKVKTPILILSGLAGIEDKVRGLGFGADDYMTKPFHKDELVARIHAIVRRSKGHAQSVITTGDLTVNLDTKTVEVSSQRVHLTGKEYQMLELLSLRKGTTLTKEMFLNHLYGGMDEPELKIIDVFICKLRKKLAAATAGKNYIETVWGRGYVLREPEEEKVAS
- the fliJ gene encoding flagellar export protein FliJ; this encodes MKSRESLIRLKRFQVDDKRRQLAQIETMIAEFDRMAGELDAQIASEQERVGIDDVSHFAYPTFAKAAMQRRDNLKASAEELHGQQERAQDELAEAVEELKKIELLEERDQEREREAADLAEQEELDEIAGRNHAYR
- the fliI gene encoding flagellar protein export ATPase FliI, with product MRTLINEIESLDPVEIYGRVVGVQGLLVEVAGPVHEMSVGARLSIESDGALDNVLAEVVGFRDERALCLPFSGMEGVRMGCRAVLAERDSSVRPSQAWLGRVINAMGEPIDGKGELPRGLEARALRRKPPAPGERMRVGGPIDLGVRALNTFATCCQGQRMGIFAGSGVGKSVLLSMLARNTSADVTVIGLIGERGREVQEFIQDDLGDEGLARAVVIVATSDESALMRRQAAYLTLAVSEFFRDEGSSVLCMMDSVTRFAMAQREIGLAAGEPPTSKGYTPTVFTELPRLLERAGPGPAGSGTISALFTVLVEGDNHNEPVADAVRGILDGHIVMERAIAERGRFPAINVLKSVSRTMPGCVPEHARELILQARRLMSAYADMEELIRLGAYRSGSDPLVDAAIAKHDALEAFLNQGKAEATSIEDGYLQLANLLEMTLE